From the genome of Candidatus Binatia bacterium:
CGAGCGCCGTCTCGGTGAAGCCGTCGCCAAGCTGGCCGAGATCAACGGCACGCGCCCGGCCAGCCGGCTGTGCAATGTCACGCGCGAGGCCGACGTGCAGGCGTTGTTCGACGCCGCCATCGCTGCAATGGGTCACATCGATGTCTTGATCAACAACGCCGGACTCGGTGGCTTTGCGCACCTGGTGGAGATGACCGACGAGCAATGGAGCACGGTGCTCGACATCACGCTCAATGGGACCTTCCGCATGACGCGTGCGGCCCTGCGCCACATGATGCCGCGGCAGACCGGGGCGATCGTCAACAACGCCTCGGTGCTCGGCTGGCGAGCCCAGGCCGGTCAGGCGCACTACGCGGCGGCCAAGGCCGGCGTCATGGCGCTCACCCGCTGTGCCGCGATGGAGGCGGCCAAGGCCAACGTGCGCGTCAACGCGGTCTCACCCAGCCTGGCGATGCATGAGTTCCTCGCCAAGGTCACTCCACCCGGCCTGCTCGAGGAGTTGACCGCGCGCGAGGCCTTCGGTCGTCCAGCCGAACCGTGGGAGGTCGCCAACGTCATTGTCTTTCTGGCCAGCGACTACTCGTCGTACATGACCGGCGAGGTTGTTGCGGTCAGCAGCCAGCACCCGTGAGTGTCGTATCGCATATCGTTGCCGATCATCTGGTTCCGCCGGCAGCTCCGTTATCGCGGAGCGTCGGCAAATGCGCGTGAAGCGATGGCCAGTTCGCTTGACGTGTGCAGCCTGCTTATGCGTTACTTCAGAAGGGATGGGAGCAAACGGTGGGCGCTCAAAAGCGCCCAGGCCTGGAAAGTGAAGGAGGGCAAGGTGGATCGACGAATTCTACTGTTGAGTGCTTCGTTGGTGTGTCT
Proteins encoded in this window:
- a CDS encoding SDR family oxidoreductase is translated as MSTNALPYPVSRNLLEGKTVVVTAAAGTGIGFATAKRCVEEGARVMISDIHERRLGEAVAKLAEINGTRPASRLCNVTREADVQALFDAAIAAMGHIDVLINNAGLGGFAHLVEMTDEQWSTVLDITLNGTFRMTRAALRHMMPRQTGAIVNNASVLGWRAQAGQAHYAAAKAGVMALTRCAAMEAAKANVRVNAVSPSLAMHEFLAKVTPPGLLEELTAREAFGRPAEPWEVANVIVFLASDYSSYMTGEVVAVSSQHP